Proteins from one Cicer arietinum cultivar CDC Frontier isolate Library 1 chromosome 3, Cicar.CDCFrontier_v2.0, whole genome shotgun sequence genomic window:
- the LOC101515745 gene encoding dihydrofolate reductase-like isoform X1, with product MEGEHGKKMKILCLHGFRTSGSFIKKQISKWDPSIFSQFHMEFPDGKFPAGGKSDIEGIFPPPYFEWFQFDKDFTKYTNLEECISYLTEYIIANGPFDGFLGFSQGATLSALLIGYQAQGKLLKEHPPIKFLVSISGSKFRDPSICDVAYKEPIKAKSVHFIGEKDWLKIPSEELASAFHKPLIIRHPQGHTVPRLDEVATGQLQNWVAEIISQPKVGVSICEDENKVEVDSTNHDKGVNGVEINKGNAETVEVA from the exons atggaagGTGAACATGGAAAGAAGATGAAAATACTCTGCCTCCATGGATTCAGAACCAGTGGCAGTTTTATTAAAAAGCAAATCAGCAAATGGGATCCTTCTATATtctctcaatttcatatg GAATTCCCAGATGGCAAATTTCCTGCTGGAGGGAAGTCTGACATAGAAGGCATCTTTCCTCCACCTTACTTTGAGTGGTTTCAATTCGacaaa GATTTCACCAAGTACACTAATTTGGAAGAATGCATCTCATACTTGACTGAATATATCATAGCCAATGGTCCTTTTGATGGCTTCCTTGGTTTCTCTCAG gGTGCAACACTTTCAGCACTTTTAATAGGTTATCAAGCACAA GGAAAATTGCTAAAGGAGCATCCACCCATAAAGTTTTTGGTATCAATATCTGGATCCAAATTTAGAGATCCTAGCATATGTGATGTTGCTTACAAGGAACCCATCAAAGCAAAATCTGTTCATTTTATTGGTGAGaaagattggttgaaaattCCTTCTGAGGAGCTTGCCTCAGCATTTCACAAACCACTTATAATAAGGCATCCCCAGGGTCACACTGTCCCAAGATTAG ATGAAGTGGCTACAGGTCAGTTGCAAAATTGGGTTGCAGAAATCATAAGCCAACCAAAAGTTGGTGTCTCAATCTGTGAGGATGAAAACAAGGTAGAAGTTGATAGTACCAATCATGACAAAGGTGTAAACGGGGTGGAAATAAACAAGGGAAATGCTGAGACCGTAGAGGTGGCATAG
- the LOC101515745 gene encoding family of serine hydrolases 3-like isoform X2, which translates to MEGEHGKKMKILCLHGFRTSGSFIKKQISKWDPSIFSQFHMDFTKYTNLEECISYLTEYIIANGPFDGFLGFSQGATLSALLIGYQAQGKLLKEHPPIKFLVSISGSKFRDPSICDVAYKEPIKAKSVHFIGEKDWLKIPSEELASAFHKPLIIRHPQGHTVPRLDEVATGQLQNWVAEIISQPKVGVSICEDENKVEVDSTNHDKGVNGVEINKGNAETVEVA; encoded by the exons atggaagGTGAACATGGAAAGAAGATGAAAATACTCTGCCTCCATGGATTCAGAACCAGTGGCAGTTTTATTAAAAAGCAAATCAGCAAATGGGATCCTTCTATATtctctcaatttcatatg GATTTCACCAAGTACACTAATTTGGAAGAATGCATCTCATACTTGACTGAATATATCATAGCCAATGGTCCTTTTGATGGCTTCCTTGGTTTCTCTCAG gGTGCAACACTTTCAGCACTTTTAATAGGTTATCAAGCACAA GGAAAATTGCTAAAGGAGCATCCACCCATAAAGTTTTTGGTATCAATATCTGGATCCAAATTTAGAGATCCTAGCATATGTGATGTTGCTTACAAGGAACCCATCAAAGCAAAATCTGTTCATTTTATTGGTGAGaaagattggttgaaaattCCTTCTGAGGAGCTTGCCTCAGCATTTCACAAACCACTTATAATAAGGCATCCCCAGGGTCACACTGTCCCAAGATTAG ATGAAGTGGCTACAGGTCAGTTGCAAAATTGGGTTGCAGAAATCATAAGCCAACCAAAAGTTGGTGTCTCAATCTGTGAGGATGAAAACAAGGTAGAAGTTGATAGTACCAATCATGACAAAGGTGTAAACGGGGTGGAAATAAACAAGGGAAATGCTGAGACCGTAGAGGTGGCATAG
- the LOC101515085 gene encoding COP9 signalosome complex subunit 2 codes for MASDADMEDYGFEYSDEEQEEQDVDIENQYYNSKGLVETDPEGALSGFAEVVRMEQDKAEWGFKALKQTVKLYYRLGRYKEMMEAYREMLTYIKSAVTRNYSEKCINSIMDYVSGSASQNFGLLQEFYQTTLKALEEAKNERLWFKTNLKLCKIFFDIGEYGRMSKILKELHKSCQKEDGTDDHKKGTQLLEVYAIEIQMYTETKNNKKLKQLYQKALTIKSAIPHPRIMGIIHECGGKMHMAERQWAEAATDFFEAFKNYDEAGNQRRIQCLKYLVLANMLMESEVNPFDGQEAKPYKNDPEILAMTNLIAAYQRNEILEFEKILKSNRRTIMDDPFIRNYIEDLLKNIRTQVLLKLIKPYTRIRIPFISKELNVPEHDVEQLLVSLILDNRIQGHIDQVNRLLERSDRSKGMKKYTAVDKWNTQLKSLYQTINNRVG; via the exons ATGGCTTCCG ATGCTGATATGGAGGACTATGGATTTGAGTATTCTGATGAGGAGCAAGAGGAACAAGATGTTGATATTGAGAATCAATATTACAATTCAAAAG GTTTGGTTGAAACTGATCCAGAAGGTGCACTTTCCGGTTTTGCCGAGGTAGTGCGCATGGAACAAGACAAGGCAGAATG GGGATTTAAAGCTCTGAAGCAAACTGTCAAGCTTTATTATAGACTTGGAAGGTATAAAGAGATGATGGAAGCCTACAGGGAGATGTTGACATATATCAAATCAGCAGTGACCCGTAACTACAGTGAAAAATGCATAAACAGCATTATGGACTATGTGTCAGGTTCGGCTAGCCAAAATTTTGGCCTTTTGCAGGAATTCTATCAAACAACTCTGAAAGCCCTTGAAGAAGCAAAAAACGAG AGATTGTGGTTTAAGACAAATCTTAAGCTTTGTAAGATTTTCTTTGACATCGGGGAATATGGACGGATGAGTAAg ATCCTTAAGGAACTTCACAAATCTTGTCAAAAAGAGGATGGTACAGATGACCATAAGAAAGGAACTCAACTTTTGGAGGTTTATGCAATCGAAATTCAAATGTATACAGAGACCAAGAACAACAAAAAACTCAAG CAACTTTACCAGAAAGCACTTACTATTAAGTCAGCAATTCCCCATCCAAGGATAATGGGTATAATCCATGAATGCGGGGGGAAAATGCATATGGCAGAGCGCCAGTGGGCTGAAGCAGCTACAGATTTCTTTGaagcttttaaaaattatgatgaAGCTGGGAATCAGAGGCGTATCCAATGCTTGAA GTACCTCGTTCTTGCCAACATGTTGATGGAGTCTGAAGTTAATCCATTTGATGGGCAGGAGGCTAAGCC ATACAAGAATGACCCTGAAATTTTGGCAATGACAAATCTCATAGCAGCCTATCAACGAAATGAAATATTGGAGTTTGAGAAAATCCTCAAG AGTAACAGAAGAACCATCATGGATGATCCATTTATCAGAAATTACATTGAGGATTTACTAAAGAATATCAGAACACAGGTCTTGCTGAAACTCATCAAACCATATACAAGGATCAGGATCCCATTTATATCTAAG GAACTTAATGTACCCGAGCATGATGTTGAGCAGCTACTGGTGTCGCTTATTTTGGATAATAGAATTCAAGGACACATTGATCAAGTGAACCGGCTCTTGGAACGCTCTGACAG GTCGAAAGGAATGAAGAAGTATACGGCTGTGGACAAATGGAACACACAACTTAAATCACTTTATCAAACTATCAACAACAGAGTTGGTTAA
- the LOC140919511 gene encoding uncharacterized protein: protein MKYQGKGNIREHIMMMSNIASKLKGLKLELSDDLLIHLVLLSLPSQFSQFKVTYNCQKEKWTLNELISLCVQEEDRLKQDRTESAHFTSISKDKGKRKRIEEPKNKAAAKGPEQKKQTKDNNCFFCRSSGHVKKDCAKYHAWRVKKGLPELPKA, encoded by the exons atgaagtatcaaggcaagggaaatataagagagcacattatgatgatgtccaacattgcttctaagcttaaaggtctaaagcttgagttgtcagatgacttactcattcatttagtattgttgtctcttccttcgcaattcagtcagtttaaggtgacttataattgtcaaaaggagaaatggactcttaatgagctcatttcattatgtgtgcaagaagaggacaggctgaagcaagataggactgaaagtgctcactttactagcatctctaaagacaagggcaaaaggaaaagaattgaggagcccaagaacaaagctgctgctaagggtccagaacaaaagaagcagactaaggataacaactgcttcttctgtaggagttctggacacgtgaagaaggattgtgccaaatatcacgcttggcgtgttaagaaag ggttgcctgaacttccgaaagcctag